The proteins below are encoded in one region of Amorphus orientalis:
- a CDS encoding helix-turn-helix domain-containing protein → MTVHDHTSFAQWHSKGRHASYVRARKSSGGVLDLLEVLRPAGDMSRPALPDIVLIEDMLGCKRVVADLGGGRFDVATRKGTLALAAPNFATTVVNDERHRLRSLAFPLAQWESVLDEAAGGKFSFDTSFVFGRLSDSPVIRSALRNLWALSDDEGAPSRLLARAAGCEILAELCRLGGAPFTPVKGGLATWVERRALELMQARLAEDISLDELAAEAGLSPFHFARMFKQSVGVPPRVYLTRLRVEKACDLLEHSDLPITAIALEVGYSSNQVLARVFAKHMRVTRSDYRRAVRDPRRQISLQMRRGAPSTPEIRQ, encoded by the coding sequence ATGACCGTGCATGACCATACTTCATTCGCCCAGTGGCACAGCAAGGGCCGACACGCGTCTTACGTGCGGGCCAGGAAATCATCCGGTGGCGTCCTGGATCTGCTGGAGGTGTTGCGACCGGCCGGGGACATGTCCCGCCCGGCCTTGCCGGACATTGTCCTGATAGAGGACATGCTGGGCTGCAAGCGAGTTGTGGCGGACTTGGGGGGAGGTCGCTTCGATGTGGCGACCAGAAAGGGCACACTCGCCCTCGCTGCGCCGAACTTCGCGACCACAGTGGTCAATGATGAGCGCCACCGGCTTCGCAGCTTGGCCTTCCCTCTGGCGCAGTGGGAAAGCGTGCTTGACGAGGCGGCCGGCGGCAAATTCTCGTTCGACACGTCCTTCGTCTTCGGCCGATTGTCCGACTCGCCGGTTATCCGGTCGGCGCTGCGGAACCTTTGGGCGCTCAGCGATGACGAAGGGGCGCCGTCGCGACTACTGGCGCGAGCGGCAGGCTGCGAGATCCTGGCCGAACTGTGTCGCCTGGGCGGCGCGCCGTTCACACCGGTCAAGGGCGGCCTTGCCACTTGGGTCGAGCGGCGCGCTCTGGAGCTGATGCAAGCGCGGCTTGCTGAAGACATCAGCCTAGACGAACTGGCTGCCGAGGCCGGGCTGTCGCCTTTCCATTTTGCGCGCATGTTCAAGCAGAGCGTGGGCGTGCCGCCGCGGGTCTACCTGACGCGTTTGCGGGTGGAGAAAGCCTGCGACCTCCTCGAACATTCTGACCTTCCGATCACTGCGATCGCCCTGGAAGTCGGGTACTCGTCGAACCAGGTTCTTGCCCGGGTGTTCGCCAAGCACATGCGCGTCACGCGGTCCGACTATCGTCGCGCGGTGCGTGATCCGCGGCGCCAGATCTCGCTTCAAATGAGACGTGGAGCACCTTCAACGCCTGAGATTAGGCAGTGA
- a CDS encoding AraC family transcriptional regulator: MSRAGLPDLVLVQDMQGGSRISGNLGGGSFDVMSENGALFLGAPNFALTSNADIGHRMRAVAFPVAQWHKMLDEAVDGPFSFDLARVYDGMFDSPEIRSALGTLWALIKEEGTPSRLLARAAGCEILAELCRLGGAPLTPSKGGLAPWAERRCLELIRARLTEDISLDELAAEARLSPYHFARMFKKSLGLPPRLYLTRLRVEKACELLEHSNHPITEIALEVGYSSNQVLARVFAKHIGVTPSEFRRAVRDPARPSSSFSARPTPVRQP, encoded by the coding sequence ATGTCTCGTGCAGGCCTGCCGGATCTCGTACTGGTCCAGGACATGCAAGGCGGTAGCCGTATCAGCGGCAACCTGGGAGGAGGGAGCTTCGACGTGATGAGTGAAAACGGCGCACTGTTTCTGGGTGCGCCGAACTTCGCCCTTACCTCCAACGCCGACATCGGCCATCGGATGCGTGCCGTGGCATTTCCTGTGGCGCAGTGGCACAAGATGCTGGACGAAGCCGTCGACGGCCCGTTTTCTTTCGACCTTGCCCGTGTCTATGACGGGATGTTCGACTCGCCTGAGATCCGGTCGGCGCTGGGGACTTTATGGGCTCTTATCAAGGAGGAGGGTACACCGTCGCGATTGCTGGCGCGCGCGGCAGGCTGTGAGATTCTGGCCGAACTCTGCCGGTTGGGCGGGGCACCGTTAACGCCGTCAAAAGGGGGGCTTGCCCCCTGGGCCGAGCGGCGCTGTCTCGAACTGATACGTGCGCGGCTCACGGAAGACATCAGTCTCGATGAACTGGCGGCCGAGGCGCGCCTCTCGCCCTACCATTTCGCCCGCATGTTCAAGAAGAGCCTTGGCTTGCCACCCCGGCTCTACCTGACGCGACTGCGCGTGGAGAAAGCCTGCGAACTCCTCGAACATTCGAACCATCCAATCACGGAAATAGCCCTGGAAGTTGGGTACTCGTCGAACCAGGTTCTTGCCCGTGTATTCGCCAAGCACATCGGCGTCACGCCATCCGAATTTCGCCGCGCGGTGCGCGATCCGGCTCGCCCATCAAGCTCTTTTTCAGCGCGTCCCACTCCGGTGAGACAGCCATGA
- a CDS encoding helix-turn-helix domain-containing protein yields MTVHTSSSVAQLHSKCRHESYLHAIKSPGGVLDMLEVAQPAGDMTRPSLPDIVLYEDRLGNGRVRSDLGGGRFDVISEKGLLNLAAPNFATTAIMEASHKVRSLVFPLAKWQDLVNEAADGRFSFDTSLNYGRVFDSPPIRSALRSLWALCEDEGAPSRLWVRAAGCEILAELCRLGGAPFTPVKGGLAPWVERRALDLMRARLSEDISLDELAAEARLSPYHFARMFKKSFGVPPRVYLTRLRVEKACDLLEHSDLSITKIALDVGYSSNQVLARVFAKHMRVTPSDYRRAVRDPKRSFAP; encoded by the coding sequence ATGACTGTCCATACCAGTTCCTCAGTCGCGCAGTTGCATAGCAAATGCCGACATGAGTCCTACTTGCACGCGATAAAATCCCCGGGCGGGGTCCTTGATATGCTTGAGGTGGCGCAACCCGCCGGGGATATGACGCGCCCATCCCTTCCAGATATTGTTCTATATGAGGACAGGCTTGGCAATGGTCGTGTAAGGTCAGACTTGGGAGGAGGGCGCTTTGATGTAATAAGCGAGAAGGGACTCCTCAATCTAGCTGCGCCGAACTTTGCCACCACGGCAATCATGGAGGCAAGCCATAAGGTGCGCAGTCTAGTGTTTCCCTTGGCGAAGTGGCAGGATCTCGTCAACGAAGCGGCCGATGGGCGGTTTTCCTTCGATACCTCATTGAACTATGGCCGAGTGTTCGATTCGCCGCCGATCCGGTCGGCGCTGCGGAGCCTTTGGGCGCTCTGCGAAGACGAAGGTGCGCCATCGCGTCTTTGGGTGCGGGCTGCAGGCTGCGAGATCCTGGCCGAACTCTGTCGCCTGGGCGGCGCGCCGTTCACACCGGTCAAGGGCGGCCTTGCCCCTTGGGTCGAGCGGCGCGCACTGGACCTGATGCGTGCGCGGCTCTCGGAAGACATCAGCCTCGACGAACTGGCTGCCGAGGCGCGGCTTTCACCCTACCACTTCGCCCGCATGTTCAAAAAGAGCTTCGGCGTGCCACCCCGGGTCTACCTGACGCGACTGCGTGTGGAGAAAGCCTGCGACCTCCTCGAACATTCGGACCTTTCCATCACGAAAATCGCCCTGGATGTCGGATACTCGTCGAACCAGGTGCTTGCCCGGGTGTTCGCAAAGCACATGCGCGTCACGCCATCCGACTATCGTCGCGCCGTTCGCGATCCGAAGCGATCTTTCGCGCCTTAG
- a CDS encoding VOC family protein, producing MTAIALDGTATGLHHVTGITANVQDNVDFYVGFLGLKLVKRTGGYADAEQLHLLYGDGIGSPGSLLTFLVWEAAGRGRTGIGQVSEVALAVAPASVGDWLTKALAAHVPIEGPFREFGEPVLRLKDPDGLIVKLVGIDMPTPAPLAGAPTRLRGVTVLTDKAVETAEFVTRFGYRYGERQGLTQRMMSETDVVDVRDVSGFVPSVPGAGVPDHMAFRAQDADAVRSMRLSLRSHGPTEVHDRKYFLSLYVRDPAGILMEFATDGPGMTVDEAQGELGQTLFLPPQDAARAEDLRAMLPQFALPGEERFPARDLPFIHRFNRPEHPDGTTLVLLHGSGGHEADLMPIARRMAPHATLLGVRSRATEDGSNRWFRRIDATTVDQADLRGEAEAFAAFVEAAISAYGLDRQRLVFLGYSNGANLLAAVIQLRPGVVRHAILMRGMQMMEPPEAADLAGTRVLLLDGRDDRFVRSGSSPADGLRARGANVDARTLSANHALSGADVTEAAEWLRQNLSDGETVGMPDPKAT from the coding sequence TTGACCGCGATTGCCCTGGACGGAACGGCAACCGGCCTTCACCACGTCACCGGCATTACCGCCAACGTGCAGGACAACGTCGACTTCTACGTCGGTTTCCTGGGCCTCAAGCTCGTTAAGCGGACCGGCGGATACGCGGATGCGGAACAACTGCACCTGCTCTACGGGGACGGCATCGGCAGCCCCGGATCGCTGCTGACCTTCCTTGTGTGGGAAGCCGCCGGCCGAGGCCGTACCGGTATCGGACAGGTCTCGGAGGTGGCGCTTGCGGTTGCGCCGGCCTCCGTCGGCGACTGGCTGACAAAAGCGCTTGCGGCTCATGTCCCAATTGAGGGCCCCTTCCGCGAGTTCGGCGAGCCGGTTTTGCGGCTGAAAGATCCCGACGGGCTGATCGTGAAACTGGTGGGTATCGACATGCCGACGCCAGCGCCGCTTGCGGGCGCACCGACCCGGCTGCGGGGTGTGACCGTCTTGACCGACAAGGCGGTGGAAACCGCAGAGTTCGTGACCCGCTTCGGCTACAGGTACGGAGAGCGCCAAGGCCTCACACAGCGCATGATGTCCGAGACAGACGTCGTCGACGTGAGGGATGTGTCGGGCTTTGTGCCCTCTGTGCCGGGCGCCGGCGTTCCGGACCATATGGCTTTCCGCGCGCAGGATGCCGATGCGGTAAGGTCAATGCGGTTGTCGCTGAGAAGCCATGGACCGACCGAGGTTCATGACAGGAAGTATTTCCTGTCGCTCTATGTTCGTGATCCTGCCGGAATTCTCATGGAATTCGCGACCGATGGGCCGGGAATGACCGTAGACGAAGCGCAGGGGGAGCTGGGCCAGACCTTGTTCCTGCCGCCACAGGATGCCGCCCGGGCGGAAGATCTCAGAGCAATGCTGCCGCAGTTCGCTCTGCCTGGCGAAGAGCGCTTTCCCGCGCGCGACCTCCCCTTCATCCACCGGTTCAACCGGCCGGAGCACCCAGATGGCACGACTTTGGTGCTACTGCATGGCAGCGGCGGGCACGAAGCCGACCTGATGCCGATCGCGCGCCGCATGGCACCGCACGCAACGCTCCTAGGGGTGCGCAGCCGGGCGACCGAGGACGGATCCAATCGCTGGTTCCGCCGGATCGACGCCACGACGGTCGATCAGGCGGATCTCCGCGGCGAGGCGGAAGCCTTCGCAGCCTTCGTCGAAGCCGCCATCAGCGCATACGGGCTGGACCGACAGAGGCTTGTCTTTCTTGGCTATTCCAATGGCGCAAACCTGCTCGCTGCCGTCATCCAGTTGCGTCCCGGTGTCGTGCGCCACGCGATCTTGATGCGCGGCATGCAGATGATGGAGCCACCTGAGGCAGCGGATCTCGCGGGAACGCGCGTGCTGCTGCTCGATGGACGTGATGACCGCTTCGTCCGATCCGGGTCATCGCCAGCAGACGGCCTGCGCGCACGCGGGGCGAATGTCGACGCCCGCACGCTTTCGGCCAATCATGCGTTGTCCGGCGCCGATGTCACGGAGGCGGCAGAGTGGCTCCGACAAAATCTGTCGGACGGAGAGACAGTTGGGATGCCTGACCCGAAGGCGACATAG
- a CDS encoding quinone oxidoreductase family protein, with amino-acid sequence MKAAIQNAPGDPDVLHYEDAPDPSCARDGVLIKVEAISIEGGDLIHRASTPPPAPKHILGYAAAGEIIAVGADVEDRFIGQKVTSFDMSGSHAELRAVKATRTWIVPGGLAISAAAALPISFGAAFHSLFSRGGLVEGETVLIQSGAGGVGAAAIQLAHRHGATVIATVSGAERAARLATLGLTHPIDYRMVNVPEEIMRLTAGRGVDLVVDPVGSTLTDSLASLRLEGRLVFVGNAGRSSLELDLWPALQANQSLLGVFMGTQLEKPDIHKSIASMLEKAAAGTLEVLIDRTFSLADAAAAHAYAEENPVLGRVVLLP; translated from the coding sequence ATGAAGGCAGCCATCCAAAACGCTCCGGGCGATCCGGACGTCCTGCACTATGAGGACGCTCCCGACCCTTCCTGTGCTCGCGACGGAGTTTTGATCAAGGTCGAAGCTATTTCCATTGAAGGTGGCGATCTCATCCACCGGGCATCGACCCCACCTCCCGCACCGAAACACATTCTGGGATATGCAGCCGCGGGCGAGATCATCGCCGTCGGCGCGGATGTTGAGGACCGCTTTATCGGCCAGAAGGTCACGAGCTTCGACATGAGCGGATCACATGCAGAGCTGCGGGCAGTCAAAGCGACCAGAACTTGGATCGTGCCCGGGGGCCTGGCAATCTCCGCGGCCGCCGCTTTGCCGATTTCCTTTGGCGCAGCCTTCCACTCTCTCTTTTCAAGAGGAGGTCTGGTTGAAGGAGAGACAGTTCTCATTCAGAGCGGCGCCGGCGGAGTTGGCGCCGCCGCTATCCAACTGGCCCATCGGCACGGGGCAACGGTGATTGCCACGGTCTCCGGCGCGGAACGGGCGGCGCGTTTGGCGACCCTCGGTCTTACACACCCGATCGACTATCGCATGGTCAATGTACCGGAAGAGATCATGCGGTTGACGGCGGGACGGGGTGTGGACCTTGTCGTGGATCCTGTGGGTTCCACGTTGACGGACTCACTGGCGTCGCTGCGATTAGAGGGACGTCTGGTTTTCGTCGGCAATGCGGGGCGGTCGTCCCTTGAGCTCGACCTCTGGCCGGCACTCCAGGCAAACCAGTCGCTCTTGGGGGTGTTCATGGGCACCCAACTCGAAAAGCCGGACATCCACAAGTCAATTGCCAGCATGCTTGAAAAGGCAGCCGCAGGCACACTCGAAGTTCTCATCGACAGAACGTTCAGCCTTGCCGATGCCGCGGCTGCGCATGCCTATGCCGAAGAGAATCCCGTTCTGGGGCGTGTGGTTTTGTTACCCTGA
- a CDS encoding alpha/beta fold hydrolase produces MNTTLKTMAAAAVAGGVAFGTDAHAEPIRNIVLVHGAFADGSGWRGVYDNLTARGYAVSIVQNPLTSFADDVAATRRVLNRQDGPVILVGHSYGGSVITEAGVDPIVAGLVYVAAFAPEIGQSTLDQYAEIPPPPNFVPEEQSDGFAYLNSDLFRAGFAGDADEADAAFLRDAQVPISMAALAAPVTVAAWMNKPSWYVVATEDGAIAPDLLRSTASRIGAETTEVPGSHVVFLTRPEAVADVIDAAAKGAAEALQETGGTATLPPAE; encoded by the coding sequence ATGAACACTACCTTGAAAACCATGGCCGCCGCAGCGGTCGCGGGCGGCGTCGCCTTCGGCACCGACGCCCATGCCGAACCTATTCGCAACATCGTACTTGTCCACGGTGCTTTCGCCGACGGGTCCGGGTGGCGCGGGGTTTACGACAACCTGACCGCGCGCGGCTATGCCGTGAGCATCGTTCAAAACCCGCTGACCTCCTTCGCCGACGATGTCGCGGCGACCCGGCGGGTCCTGAACCGGCAAGACGGCCCGGTGATCCTGGTGGGTCATTCGTATGGCGGCAGCGTCATCACCGAGGCCGGCGTCGATCCGATCGTCGCGGGGCTTGTCTACGTAGCGGCGTTTGCACCCGAGATCGGCCAGTCAACACTTGACCAGTATGCCGAAATCCCGCCGCCGCCGAACTTCGTGCCCGAAGAACAGTCCGACGGGTTCGCCTACCTTAATTCAGACCTGTTCCGCGCGGGCTTTGCCGGCGACGCCGACGAGGCCGATGCGGCGTTCCTGCGGGATGCGCAGGTTCCGATATCAATGGCCGCACTCGCAGCCCCGGTGACCGTCGCCGCCTGGATGAACAAGCCAAGCTGGTACGTCGTTGCCACGGAAGATGGTGCCATTGCCCCCGATCTTCTGCGCAGCACTGCCAGCCGTATTGGTGCCGAAACGACCGAGGTGCCCGGAAGCCATGTCGTGTTCCTGACACGGCCGGAGGCAGTCGCGGATGTGATCGATGCCGCGGCCAAGGGTGCGGCAGAGGCGCTTCAAGAAACCGGTGGCACTGCGACACTCCCACCCGCCGAATGA
- a CDS encoding hydrolase: protein MALRNGLASLLRPEDSVLVLIDHQPYQLANLNSHDPHMVVNNSAALAKAAKVFGVPTILTSVVEARGGHIFPQITEVFPDQEVIDRTLINTWEDPKVVDVVKATGRKQLVLAGLWTEVCVAMPAIQAAGEGWDVTVVTDASGAVSTEAHEIAIQRMIAAGVNMITWMALAAEWQRDWARAKTAGPLNEVVIQHAAGSGIAYLWEQQLLNTPLPNPAG from the coding sequence ATGGCTCTCCGCAACGGCCTTGCCTCCCTCCTTCGCCCCGAAGATTCCGTTCTGGTCCTGATCGACCATCAACCTTACCAACTGGCGAACCTGAACAGCCACGACCCGCATATGGTCGTCAACAACTCGGCCGCGCTGGCGAAGGCCGCCAAGGTGTTCGGCGTGCCCACCATCCTGACCAGCGTCGTCGAGGCTCGCGGCGGTCACATCTTTCCGCAGATCACCGAGGTTTTTCCGGACCAGGAGGTGATCGACCGGACGCTGATCAACACCTGGGAGGACCCCAAGGTGGTCGACGTGGTCAAGGCGACAGGCCGCAAGCAACTGGTCCTGGCCGGCCTATGGACCGAGGTCTGCGTCGCGATGCCGGCCATCCAGGCGGCCGGCGAAGGTTGGGATGTGACAGTCGTCACCGATGCGTCCGGCGCCGTGTCGACAGAGGCGCATGAGATCGCCATCCAGCGCATGATCGCGGCCGGCGTGAACATGATCACCTGGATGGCGCTGGCGGCGGAATGGCAGCGCGACTGGGCGCGGGCCAAGACCGCCGGGCCGCTCAACGAGGTGGTCATCCAGCATGCCGCTGGCAGCGGCATCGCCTATCTGTGGGAGCAGCAGCTGCTCAATACGCCGCTGCCGAACCCGGCGGGCTGA
- a CDS encoding nuclear transport factor 2 family protein: MDFEKLMQANLDLVFGEHDSARRIAAIRDIYHEDAELHEPDRSVRGHEAISQAVTDLQGHLPAGFVFTAVRPASGHNGVGRLQWGAGPAGGPFAVTGTDVAHVDGGLIRTLHVFLDQPDP, translated from the coding sequence ATGGATTTCGAGAAACTCATGCAGGCCAACCTCGATTTGGTGTTCGGCGAACATGACTCTGCACGGCGCATCGCGGCGATCCGCGACATCTACCATGAGGACGCGGAGCTTCACGAACCCGACCGTTCGGTCCGTGGGCACGAAGCAATCTCGCAGGCTGTGACCGATCTTCAGGGGCATCTGCCTGCGGGTTTCGTGTTCACCGCGGTCAGGCCGGCATCGGGCCACAACGGCGTCGGTCGCCTGCAGTGGGGCGCCGGCCCGGCCGGGGGGCCGTTTGCGGTCACGGGGACCGATGTCGCGCATGTCGATGGCGGACTGATCCGGACCCTGCATGTTTTCCTCGATCAACCGGACCCTTGA
- a CDS encoding nuclear transport factor 2 family protein — MTEHGFPVGLEMDVSYPDFQVSLTLLSTEQLRFEIKEGPFARTETVDIQVVPIGNGIFAVSWQEESDATVTNVQDYDHGVVFSFATLPGGQFLRMTGTMTITRPAHRISDDRPRRNKELVLEAMTSLFQNHDASAVERLYARDYIQHNPNIPQGREALQALVAGLAEHVFYEPGLIVAEGDLVAIHGRIRGWADEPLIAVDIFRVEDGRLAEHWDVLQSETAATAADSGVSMFDPEEGARRAHPEPAWSRATRPDPLHRDRQ, encoded by the coding sequence ATGACCGAACATGGCTTTCCCGTGGGGCTGGAGATGGATGTCTCCTATCCGGATTTCCAAGTCAGCCTGACGCTCCTGTCCACCGAGCAATTGCGGTTCGAGATCAAGGAAGGGCCGTTCGCCCGGACGGAGACCGTCGACATCCAGGTCGTACCGATCGGCAATGGCATCTTCGCCGTAAGCTGGCAGGAGGAAAGCGACGCGACGGTCACCAACGTTCAGGACTACGATCACGGCGTTGTCTTCTCGTTCGCGACCCTGCCCGGCGGGCAATTCCTGCGAATGACCGGGACGATGACGATCACTCGGCCGGCGCATCGCATTTCCGACGATCGGCCGCGGCGCAACAAGGAACTCGTCCTCGAGGCGATGACATCGCTCTTCCAGAATCATGACGCGTCGGCGGTGGAACGGCTCTACGCGCGGGACTACATCCAGCACAACCCGAACATTCCCCAGGGCCGCGAAGCATTGCAGGCGCTCGTCGCCGGCCTGGCGGAGCACGTCTTCTACGAGCCCGGACTGATCGTCGCCGAAGGCGATCTCGTCGCCATACACGGCCGCATTCGCGGCTGGGCGGACGAACCGCTGATCGCAGTCGATATCTTTCGGGTCGAGGATGGCAGGCTGGCCGAACACTGGGACGTGTTGCAGAGCGAAACGGCAGCAACGGCGGCCGACAGCGGTGTTTCGATGTTTGACCCGGAGGAAGGCGCACGCCGTGCTCACCCCGAACCGGCGTGGTCGCGAGCGACCCGGCCCGACCCGCTCCACCGGGATCGACAATGA
- a CDS encoding type 1 glutamine amidotransferase domain-containing protein, whose protein sequence is MKVVMILTSHDRLGDTGRKTGFWLEELAAPYYVFKEAGYEITLASPDGGQPPLDPKSNEPNFQTEDTRRFEADAEAREALANTVKLADISQADFDTVFYPGGHGPMWDLAESPVSAALIESFLAADKPVALVCHAPGVLRHVKTPNGRPLVEGKKVTGFTNSEEAAVGLTEVVPFLVEDELQAKGGIYSKGPDWSSYFVQDGLLITGQNPASSAAAARRLVEELRASK, encoded by the coding sequence ATGAAAGTCGTAATGATTCTGACGTCGCATGACCGGCTCGGCGACACCGGCCGCAAGACCGGTTTCTGGCTCGAAGAGCTGGCCGCGCCCTATTATGTTTTCAAGGAAGCTGGCTACGAGATCACGCTCGCGTCGCCGGACGGCGGCCAGCCGCCGCTTGATCCCAAAAGCAACGAGCCCAACTTCCAGACCGAGGACACGCGCCGCTTCGAGGCCGACGCTGAGGCGCGGGAAGCGCTGGCGAATACCGTGAAGCTCGCCGACATATCCCAGGCTGATTTTGATACGGTCTTTTATCCTGGCGGCCACGGCCCGATGTGGGATCTCGCCGAAAGCCCGGTTTCGGCGGCGCTGATCGAAAGCTTCCTTGCCGCGGACAAGCCGGTCGCGCTGGTGTGCCACGCGCCGGGCGTACTCCGTCACGTCAAGACGCCGAACGGCCGTCCGCTCGTCGAAGGAAAGAAGGTCACCGGCTTCACCAACAGCGAGGAGGCCGCCGTCGGCCTGACGGAAGTCGTGCCGTTCCTCGTCGAGGACGAGTTGCAGGCCAAGGGCGGCATCTATTCGAAGGGTCCTGACTGGAGTTCGTACTTCGTGCAGGACGGCCTGTTGATCACCGGCCAGAACCCGGCCTCGTCCGCCGCCGCCGCCCGGCGCCTCGTCGAGGAACTCCGAGCGTCGAAATGA
- a CDS encoding NAD(P)H-binding protein: MTTVTDEQALDRDRERTPAACDAHPLELLAFCGPHEALEGEPVDGVAIVRFPRWRKSMKVFIVGIGGGVGRRVGEQLAAAGDEPTGLVRQQRQVEALASLGIKTKFGDLVAMSVDELADAVHGADAVVFSAGAGGKDGDDATTRIDGDGPGKLAEAAALAGVRRFILVSVFPEAWRERRMDASFEHYMVQKKRAEIALVQTDLDWLIVRPSALLNDPGTGRVDLGLAKVHEQITRDDVATTVVALLKSSDLSRLILEVTGGEVPIAEAVAAVREATAPCGSEQA; this comes from the coding sequence GTGACCACGGTTACCGACGAGCAGGCGCTCGATCGCGACCGGGAGCGGACGCCGGCCGCGTGCGACGCGCACCCGCTAGAACTGCTGGCCTTCTGCGGTCCTCACGAGGCGCTCGAGGGCGAGCCGGTCGACGGGGTTGCGATCGTGCGCTTCCCACGATGGAGAAAAAGCATGAAGGTATTCATCGTTGGTATCGGCGGCGGCGTCGGCCGTCGTGTCGGGGAGCAACTCGCCGCGGCGGGTGACGAACCCACCGGTCTTGTACGTCAGCAGCGTCAGGTCGAGGCGCTGGCATCCCTCGGCATCAAGACCAAGTTCGGCGACCTCGTCGCGATGTCGGTCGATGAGCTCGCCGACGCGGTGCACGGCGCCGACGCGGTCGTCTTCAGCGCCGGCGCCGGCGGCAAGGACGGCGACGATGCGACGACCCGCATCGATGGCGATGGGCCGGGCAAGCTCGCAGAGGCGGCAGCGCTCGCCGGCGTGCGAAGGTTCATACTCGTCTCCGTCTTCCCCGAAGCTTGGCGCGAGCGGCGCATGGACGCTTCGTTCGAGCATTACATGGTTCAGAAGAAGCGGGCGGAAATCGCGCTCGTTCAGACAGATCTCGACTGGCTGATCGTCCGCCCCTCTGCGCTTCTCAACGATCCGGGGACGGGCCGGGTCGATCTTGGTCTCGCCAAGGTCCACGAGCAGATCACGCGCGACGACGTCGCAACCACGGTCGTCGCGCTGCTCAAATCGTCCGACCTGAGCCGCCTGATCCTGGAGGTGACTGGCGGGGAAGTACCTATCGCCGAGGCGGTAGCGGCTGTCCGAGAAGCCACTGCGCCGTGCGGCTCCGAGCAAGCGTGA